Genomic segment of Oncorhynchus keta strain PuntledgeMale-10-30-2019 chromosome 5, Oket_V2, whole genome shotgun sequence:
GACTCACTCTGGCTTGTAACTAGGACACACCATTGACATAATGAGGAAgaagtacccaactgtcatacttgagtaaaagtatagatatcttaatagaaagttactcaagtgaaagtgagtcacccagtaaaatacaacctgagtaaaagtctaaatgtatttggttctaaatataccTAAGTATCTGTAAAAGTAAATGTAATCCCTAAAATATACTCAACTATTAAAGGTAAAAGTATAAAtcctttcaaattccttatattaagcaaagcagatggcaccattttcttgtttttaaaatgtactaATAGCCAGGGatacactccaacatcatttacaaacgatgcatttgtatttagtgagtctgacagatcagaggcagtagggatgatgacaatgtgttctcttgataagtgcgtcagttggaccattttcctatcctgctaagcattcatcatgtaatgagtacttttgggtagcagggaaaatgtatggagtaaaaagtatataattgtctttaggaatgtagtgaactaAAAGTAAAAGtggtcaaaaatataaatagtaaagtcaagtacagataccccaaaaaactacttaagaagtacttgaaagtatttatacttaagtactttacagcaCTGGAGAGAATAGTCCCAGTCGGTATTCACATAATAATAAGGAATTCCCCATAACCACGCCAACAAATTGGAGAAACCAACATTCCTTCCAATTGACCCACATTGTAAAAAAAGCAACTTCGTTGTCGagaaataattttaaaaatccagaaaagCTGCTGTGTTGTTCAATGTACATGTAACCAGGTCAAATATTCTCACCTACAGTTCACAATGCTAGAAGAGTCCTGTACTGTGGCTTCAAGCTATTGGGCGTGGGAGAGTGGGACATGTGGGGACCTAGTGTCCAAGTAGGCTTCATGTAGCTGTTGGTGGAAATCATTTAATCACAGGTAAGACAACATTTAACGtctttacactgaacaaaaaatataaatgcagcatGTAAAGTGCTcatcccatgtttcataagctgaaataaaatatcccagaaatgttccatatgcacaaaaaccttatttctatcaaattttgtgaacaaatttgtttacatctctgttaatGAGCAtctctcatttgccaagataatccatccacctgacaggtgtggcatatcaagaagctgattaaacagcatcatCTATCGCTCTCTTTTTTCTTACCATCAACACACGCAGTACAAGACTAGAGACTCGGTTTGTTTTACTTTAACAACCAACTACTATGGTAAAAGTTTACAATAGTTTTCCTATTCATATCTGGATCCTGGGACACAGTTAtcattaaccctggaaccactgATATATGTCCCGCGATCCTTGCTCAAAACCTGACCCAAATTACGACATTACCAACCAGAACGTTCCGGTATCATCATCAACTTGTgtcgatcacatttttactaacatGGCTGAAcattgttctaaagctgtatcagTGGCACGAGGTTGCAGTGATTATAACTTGGTTGCACTCACTAGGAAAACTAAAATACCAAAGGCTGGCCCGAAGGTAATCTACCAAaggtcctacagagggttcaatcaggactcacTCACTAGGAAAACTAAAATACCAAAGGCTGGCCCGAAGGTAATCTATCAAaggtcctacagagggttcaatcaggactcacTCACTAGGAAAACTAAAATACCAAAGGCTGGCCCGAAGGTAATCTACCAAaggtcctacagagggttcaGTCAGGACTCACTCACTACGAAAACTAAAATACCAAAGGCTGGCCCGAAGGTAATCTACCAAaggtcctacagagggttcaGTCAGGACTCACTCACTAGGAAAACTAAAATACCAGAGGCTGGCCCGAAGGTAATCTACCAAaggtcctacagagggttcaGTCAGGACTCACTCACTAGGAAAACTAAAATACCAAAGGCTGGCCCGAAGGTAATCTACCAAaggtcctacagagggttcaatcaggactcacTCACTAGTAAAACTAAAATACCAAAGGCTGGCCCGAAGGTAATCTACCAAAGGTCCTACAGACGGTTCAATCAGGACTCACTCACTAGGAAAACTAAAATACCAAAGGCTGGCCCGAAGGTAATCTACCAAAGGTCCTACAGACGGTTCAATCAGGACTCACTCACTAGGAAAACTAAAATACCAAAGGCTGGCCCGAAGGTAATCTACCAAaggtcctacagagggttcaatcaggactcacTCACTAGGAAAACTAAAATACCAAAGGCTGGCCCGAAGGTAATCTACCAAaggtcctacagagggttcaatcaggactcacTCACTAGGAAAACTAAAATACCAAAGGCTGGCCCGAAGGTATTCTACCAAaggtcctacagagggttcaatcaggactcacTCACTAGGAAAACTAAAATACCAAAGGCTGGCCCGAAGGTAATCTACCAAaggtcctacagagggttcaGTCAGGACTCAATCGTGGATGAGATTAAGAATGTGCAATGTTTAGAAGTGTAGTAAGGATGATCCTGAAATGTCACTAAGTTTGTTTAAGAAATGATTTATGAGTATAGCtgataagcatgcccctttaaGAAATGATTTATGAGTATAGCGGATAAGCATGCACCTTTAAGAAATGATTTATGAGTATAGCtgataagcatgcccctttaaGAAATGATTTATGAGTATAGCtgataagcatgccccttttTTTAAGAAATGATTTATGAGTATAGCtgataagcatgcccctttaaGAAATGATTTATGAGTATAGCtgataagcatgcccctttaaGAAATGATTTATGAGTATAGCtgataagcatgcccctttaaGAAATGATTTATGAGTATAGCtgataagcatgcccctttaaGAAAATGCACTGTGAGGTCAAACGGTGGCACATGGATTGATGATGAGCTGAGAAAGTTTATGATTCAACGTTTTGATGCCAAAGAAATAGCAGATAAATTGTGACCAAGCTAAACAAAGGAAAGAACGAGGGATTCTATCAGCACAACATTGATGAAGTAAAGGGTGATGGGAAAAAACTGTGGAGAATGTTGAACACTATTATGGGTAGGAATTTGAACATGTCCCCCCCCTCTTTTGTTGAATCAGAGGGTATTTTTATTACAAAAACACATGACATCACAAACAAATGAATATTTTACAGGCAAAGTAGACAAGTTGAGGAATGCTATGATTCCAACTGATGGCTCTATGTCATATACCCTTATAAAAGATTGTATCATGAAGGAGAGGCAATGCATGTTTGAATTTCATCAAGTAAAAAGGAAATTGGTAGAAAGGATGTTGTTGTCTTTTTCGGATGACAAGTCACCTGGTACAGATCATCTTGACACCAAATTGCTTTACAACTAACCAAATATCTACCCCGATCTCTGGGGTGTGCCCAGAAGTCTGGAAAGAGTCAAAGGTCATTCCACTACCTAAGGATAAACAATCTGCATTCACTGGTCCTAATAGTCATCCTATAAGCTTTCTGCCTGTGTTAAGTCAATTATTGGAAATAATTGTATCTGTACAAATCCAGCATTATTCATCATgattattcatcatcatcatctgataATGGGTTTCCAGCATGCATACGAAGAAGGGCATTCCACGAGTACAGCGATATCACAAATGACAGATGATTGGTTAAAGAGTATGGATGACAGGAAGTTAGGTGGTGCAGTGTTGCTAGATTTCAGTGCTGCTTTTGGTGTAATTGATCATGAACTGTTACTTGTTCAACTCAAATGTTatggtcttaacattctgtatactctcTTTGTTCTAAGGGTAAAAAAATTATAAAGCAGCACAATTgaattttaaaccccaaatctatttgcatgaagaaacaacctgtcattcattacaaactttttgaaaatctgggttttccctcttcacaataCAGAAAAACTTCATTAAATCAGTGGACACCATTCGgttttattacaacacacctgtcataattgttttctttactaaagtagaggtttattattattattgctaaaggtactgcataggtgtaaacatACAGCAGAGGCTGCTGCGCGGGGGAGGcactcccttctttgaatgtgtggggttacaagtgcctttcccagctgctccaggaacacccttCTCTTGTTCTGCTTATCAGGCATACAGGcagggttgatcttgttccatatcacgaaggcattgtatgaggacacatcaatgatgttatggaagatgaccaggggccagtgGGCAGTAAACCTCCTGCAGCTGTAAATTCCAGCTgtggcttcctgtcctcacgatCACTGATCTCAGCTGTTTTAACCActgtgctcaggaggaccacattcttgttcctctttgggaggtaagaaactagagtggtggtgggggtgaaggcaaactttgatgagaaggcctctctcccccttgttgcgAGGAGTGCAGGGGAAGCTCAGGAATGTTCTTTgtaactgtgccaaccatggtgatcttcctcttcaggagctgctggctgagttcataAGAGGTGAAGAAATTGTCACACATGACATTGTGccccctcagtccatctgtcacaTCAAGCACAACCCACATCCCCTGGTTTTCTCCGGGCCTCCACCGGTCTGCTTCCCTGTGTAGACTTGCATCTTCCATGCGTAGCTGGATTGTGCATCACAGGCCACCCATATCTTGATGCATACTTTGCTGGCTTGCTGGGCATATACTGCCGGAAAGGACAGCAAACTTTTGACAAAAGAGATCACTATCAGAAATGAGTATTAGTGTCAAAGAAAACAGTCACATAAATCAAAGATATTACAGAAAAACAATAATAAAATGAACAGTGAAAATCACTTACATTACAGATATGAAAATAAACATTTACCTCTGAATGGAACCAGTTGCTCATCCACTGTTTCTTCAGGCCGAGGGTTTTAGAGGTATGGCAGACactccacccacttctcccagacctctcttatggccgCTAGTTTGTCTCTCACACGTCTTGCAGGTCTTGGCTCATGGGTATCAAACCATAGCATTCTTGAGAAAGTGTGAAAGACTTTCAGTGGCACGGAAAATCGCCCATCCACTCTCTGCATCCCAGAGACTACATGTAGCCTCGCCTCGGGACCTTATACACACCCGCTAAGATTAGCAGCCCTATATAGGCATGCGGGTCAATCTCATCCATCCTTTTCCAGTTGTCTCCATATTTACAGAAACACTCCAAATTTGTCATCTCCAGGATGATTTTGTCAATTGCTGGTGTGATGAACAGTTAGAATGTTGAGTCAAAGTCCTGGGCAACTGCATGTGGGACcaggggtcatccttatgacattttgTGTTGCCATTCGGCCCTGGTTGTCATATGGTGACAAGGACCATGTTATTTTGCTGTTCTTTGACAAAAATGTCTCTCTTTCAGCTTGGGGGatttcttcttcatctgaagatgatgcatcgtgctCTGGGTTGTATTTTTCCCCATCTTCTTCTTCAGATACCTCCCCCTCTTCGAAATCATTGTTCTGTTGTTCCTCCTGGACATCTGATAAAAGATCAGATCTCTGACCTGTTGGGCACTGAAACGTGTACTCATGGTTCAGCAAAGAGAGAACTGGGGGGACTGTCATCTGCAGCACTGTTACAGCCTCTGACTCCATTCCCCATTAGTAAACAATGCTTTCAAGAAAGTGTTTATTTTGTCTGAAATTGTTTATATTTTGTCTGTGAACTTGAGTAATGTGTGGGGTCGTGCACATGCACAATAAAGTTTTAGTTTTGTCTGAGTTCAATCAGCATCACACATCATCTCAATTTctcattgtgtgtatgtgtgtctttggtttttgtggtgtgtaaattattttataactGCTGGGTCAAAAATTACCCttagacaatctttgtaccctggtgctgtaaagctttcatggaaatatgaacaaaggcgatgtttcactttttctaatgttggggtTACTCTAGGAGAAGTAATCAAATTTAAAgttgaaaaaatataatttagggGGTTTTCTCCACTGTTAAACATAGTGGCGGGTCATTTTTGACCCTTAAGACAACACAGGGTTAAGTCTGCAGTTCTATCCTGGATGGAAAGCTATCTATCCAGAAGGAAAAAAATGGTTCTTTAATTAATGGTAACTTTTCAAACAGTAAAGATATACACTGTGGTGTTCCTCAAGGAAGTTGCCTAAGCCCACTTCTCTACTCTATCTTTACTAATGATTTACCTTCAGTAATGAACAAAGCTGATGACTCTACAATGTATAGCACAGCATCCGAAAGTAATGAACTAACATGTCCTGAGCAGTGAACTAAGAATGGTGTCTGAAAGGGTTGATATGAACAAATTGGTGTTTAATGTTTCTAAAACTAAATGTATTGTATTTGGTTCAATATATATGCTTGCTGATGACCCCCCAATTTAATTTGTCGATGAATAGAATGTATGTAGAGCAAGTGAAAAAACAAAACTACTAGGCGTCATGTTGGAAGATGGGTAAGGGAATTGCTGTTACAAGAAAATGTTCAGAGTATGTAACATCAGGCACACTGAATCAGGTGattcaatccctggtcctatcacactgagtactgtccagttatatgaccatctgcagcaaagaaagataaaagcacaaaaacatcctgtggcggactgcaatagcatcgaatagtccctgtgatatgcaactgttcagggaagtcaggaaccaatacacacagtcagtcaggaaagcaaaggctagcttatTCAaatagaaatttgcatcctgtagctctaactacaaaacattttgggacactaaagtccatggagaacaagagcacctcctctcagccgcccactgctctgaggctaggtaacacggtcaccaccgataaatccatgataatcgaaaaattcaataagcatttctctacggctggccatgctttcctcctggcctCCCCAGCCCCGGCcaacatttttgcacattttgtttatattgttgttcagtatcGTATAGTCTTTAACTCCCCTGATTACTTGTAGCTGTATATTCCGTTAGTTTGTGCTGTTGGTCTCACTCAAGTGGCTGCTAGCACAGTCATGAAAAGGGGCATGAGGGAATCCCTACAATATTACGTATTCCTAAGTAGTAGGTGTCGGGGTAggttccttgtcaatcattggctTATTGGGAAGTAAATCAATCAAACCTTTGTGAATGaaattgcagacagaagttgacaacgGAAACACAGCACGTATGTTTCAGAGTAAGTTCTGCAAAGTAAAAAAGGTCAAAGTTGCTTTATACTTGCAGTCAACCCCTAGTGGTGTAACTGCCtacatcaacaccttctactCATGAGACCAAGCCCATGCATATACAGTTATACAAACTTGCAGGAGAAAACAATAGTCCAGTATTTTCTAAGGGCTCAGCAGTTCCATTCAGGTGTGGCTTACAGTGGTATGTCAGACTTCTCTCTTATCTATTTACTCCCCTGCAGGGGTCTATGTCTATGTATCACTTTTAGCCTTGAGGCGCTTTCTCACAGACACCCTGTTTTTACTGTTTTGACTAACTCACACATCTCTCAGACCGTTTCTTATAAGAGGCAGAGACTAGAAAATAACTAAACCGTATAATGCATATATATATTACTAATCTGTGGTCCAGGACCCTATACATGTAGTGGGGGAGTGTCTTATAGCCcttccccttctattaatacatcataagcataatcaattattataatacatcaatcatttGGTGTAGCCCCCATCATGACCAAGGTGACCCCCATCATGACCAAGGTGACCCCCATCATGACCAAGGTGACCCCCGTCATGACCAAGGTGACCCCCATCATGACCAAGGTGACCCCCATCACAGGCAATGCTGAAAAGTAATCTTTAGATGTACTTTTCTTAAATGTAGTTTTGTAATTGACTAAAACAAGCAGAAAATAAAATTACTTTTGAAAAAGGTAACCACAAGTTGTTTTCCCCACAGGCAGGCAGGGGCGCAACGTTCTATCTAATACCGACTGGGACTATGTAAAGGACATGTAATGAATGTGTTGTTAACATATATTGCATATGTTTCTCCATTTAGTTTCTTTTGCAGTTTCCGAGGTCACCATAGTGGAcctatatattattattattatattatattattattattattattattatatattattataattattaccTAGGCCGTTTTCGGGAAAAATCATGTGTTGTGTCTTTGATAGTATCATGTTTACCTTATAAAAAACAAATCAACTTTGAATTAAAACAGTTGTATTTGGAATTAAACATAAATACATATTCAATACAATATTCAATACAGAAAGAGTATACTTTCCAAGTCACAgggggctgctgaggggaggatggctcataataatggctgaaatggaacggcatcaaacacatggaaaacatgtgtttgataccattcaaccAATTCTGTGTTCCAAGTATGTCTATTGTTTTCTTAAAGGGGGCTGAACTTCCTGATTTCAATTATCCTCATTAGGAAATTATACTAAATGAGTTTTGGGTCTCGGAGGAACTCTTTGATGTGGGCGTTTGTGTTTGTTCCGGCGTGGGAAGCATTTCTACTTACACTGTGCTAAAACAGTACACACCCTTTGAGAAAACTTGAAACATTCAAACAAGGTTTTGTGTCTGGAAGAAGCCTAAATTAGCTAGCACGCTATCCAACTTCTTTGCCGGCTGGTGTGCGACAGTGTCAAAATTGTTTCGACTTTGGATAGCCTATCTCTGGGGATAGTTAGCGACTGTCAATAAATTACACATTGTAAATAGGACAATATTTTCATGTTACACATGTTTTATAGGCGTCTCATGAAATGCTTACATTTCTTTAATGTAGTTGGTTTGAGACATAGGCCATTTTCTACCAGAGAATATACGTTTTTTTATTGCCTTCAGTTGCTCTTTAAGTAATGCTACTTCtcaaaattataataataatcaattatGAAATATAAAATTAAAATTCTCTGTCTGAAGTTTAAATCTGACTGCACTGGGAAATGTTATtattaattattttttttgtattattgttTTTAAATTGGCAGTGCATTCAGATGATAAAATCACCTTAATGTATAGCAGGTGATTTATAAAACTCTAAAATCACATAGAACATAATCAGACAATATTCTCTGTGTGCATTAATGCATGTTTAAGATGTAAGTACTTATTTTCTGCACTAGTGTTCTTCAACAAAAACAGATCAAGTCTATGTAGTGATGATGTCTTGTGAAAAATGTATTGCAAAATATATATAGCAATGTATTGCACCATGTATTGTTGGAAATAGACTCAAAACAATTCATGAGCAGCTTTCCTATATCACTTATCTATCTATATGCCCTTTTATGACTACAATCACATTACATCTACCCCTTTTTTAAGAAGATGAATATTGCAATGTCCGATAAAGCCCCAAATATTTATATTGAATCTCCAATATATTATCTCTTATTTAGGGCTGGGAAGGGTCTCATGTGAATCAGAAGATCATGGGATGGATAAGTGACCCATTTCAGTGTGGAACATGCCTTGTCATCATTTTGCCTGAGGAGCTACAGGCTAGCCACAAGTAGTGACAGGTTTTGAAGAACACGTCCAGGAGGTCATAGCTCAGGGTTTAACAGTTCAGGGGTCAAGAGTTTGTTTGCATACGTGTAATGAATATACTGCTTATGATGGAGCAAACATAGTGAGAATATAAATCTGAGATAGtcctctcactcctccatccatcccaggTTATGATGTGTGGTGCATCGGTTTAGCCCAGACAAGGTTCCaccagaccagcagatcaggagTCCTTGGGGCCTGCGAAGGGAAAGGTGTCCACCCATCTCTGTGTGCGGGCCTTGCACTGGTCCCAGTCATAGAGGGGGCGGTACTGGAAGTGGCGCTGGGCCTTGTCTGAACCCACTGTGAAGGAGGTGCTGGCCACAGCGAGGGTGTAGCTGTTGAGTAATGGTGTGTAGCTGCACACAGGCTTCAGCACCCAGCGGAGCAGGTCATTCAGGCACGCCACAAACCACAGCACCAATAGCGGCACATGAACCTGGCGGAAGTTGAACCCAGACAGGAACTGCATGTTGAAATCCTCATAACTCTTGTAGGGTGAGTCATCATAGCAGAAGTAAACTTCCCCTCCAAGCCTTTGGGGGTGCTCTCTCAGGGAGCGAGCAGCCAGCAGATGCATCCAAGCCACATTAcctgaaaaaaaaaagaaaactatGCTGAGAACGTGTATACCACCAGCCTAATCCATCAGGGCTGTTCAACAAGTTAAGTCGCCACCTTGGTACATAACCAAGAGCCCAGTAGAAAATCAGCTAAAAGGACAACTCAAGATCTTGTAGGTGTGGCTAGGTATCAGCACGCGTTTCAGGACTCACCTGCATAGACACGACCATGTTCCGTGTCCTTTGGGACGCCTCGAATGATCCAGCCCCCTGTCCTCACACCCATCTGATAGAAGTCCCTCATCAGCTGGTGCTGCTCACCATAGATCCCTGTGGGACGGAGGGAGCATGTGTACAAGCAGGCCCCTTCATTCACCtggccagagagaggagaggaaggatgtgGAAACAGAGCATTAGAAACTGAAGGGAGCAGATGGGAAATGAAAACAGTTTTGAAACCCAGAATCCCAAATATGCAGTTAACTCAACATGTTAACAGAAGGGTGGAGTAGCCTAACACACAAGGCCACAAGGGAACACTTCAAAAGCTTTTTGGCAGAGTAACAGTCGACAGGAATTCTACCATTCATCATAACTCATACATATTAGTTTTTTTACGCAGAGTAATAGCACAAATGTGGCCATTGGGCGAAAAAATCTTACATGCAACATAAGctccaaaacatttttttgtaatGGATTACTATAGTATATTTGTGTTCTGTGGTAACTTTTGGAGCAGTTCAGTCAAAGAGAGAGAATAAGTATCTGATTATGGTCCATGAAGGGATTCCCTATCTGAATCAGGCTATTAATGAGGGTACATTTAAAGGCAACTATCCCCTGGATCTTTCAAATGTCCATCAAATAGAAGTGTGTGagttggtctgtgtgtgttattACCACGTCTTTGTATGAGATGTGATGTGTTAATAAAAGTACCTTATTGCCATTGGCCTCCAACACCAGTTTCTCTGCCTTGGCCTTGCTCCTGGGGTAGGGCATATCATGATAAACATTGTAGATGGTGTCTTCATCACCTCTGtgcatgaaagagagagaggggaacggggggggggggttattatTTGATGACCTTGGAACAGAATATCACATTCACATGTGGAATGATTCAGTATAATAGCCAGATGGACATGGCAGTTTTCATGATGTTGTTTCTCCTTGCTGGCTGTGCAGGACTCATCCTGTTGTTTCTGTGAATATTTTAGCAAAGCCAGTCATGCATGCAAAGGCTGACAGACATTTTTACAGATACCGTGACTGCTTTAGCTGATGTGAAAGGAAGAGAATGCCAAACACATCTGCAAatccgcagtgtgtgtgtgtgtgtgtgtgtgtgtgtgtgtgtgtgcgtgcgtctgtcTGCATCTAGAAAATATTTTCAACACGCGACAACTGGCAGGACGATATCAGGATTGGCTGGTGATCAACTatttccctcatctctctctgtcactaaTTCCTTGGTATGACAGAAATTCGTTAACATCTGAAATGTTACGAAAGAGATATGACAACGCTACACAAAAACATCTACGGCTCCCAGGACCCGCCAGCCTAAAACAGGTATAACCAGACAGTTATAAGCTTTGTGTACCGGAGCCTATTACCTAACACAGGGCTGTTTTTATGATTTAGTTATTGTTGCCGCACAGTTTTCCTGACATCATCACACAGCATTGCAAAGTACATTGGCCTGGATATGTTCATATTGAACTGCAATGTGCAGCTTCAATTCAATGGTGCAGATGAATTCTATCCTGTGATGTTACTTATAGCTACTATTGACTGTCATCTTTGTCACATATCCACTTTTCTTATAGGGACCATATGTGATAAGTACATTTCTAAACACACCTATAATAACACACAATGACATACACTGAgtttaccaaacattaggaacaccttcctaatattgagtttcacccccCCCACTTTCtccctcagaacaacctcaatttgtcggggcatgggctctacaaggtgttgaaagcgttccacatggatgctggcccatgttgattccaatgcttcccacagttggctgaatgtcctttgggtggtggaccattcttgacacacggGAAACTGTGGAGTGTGAAAAACTCAACAGCGTTGCAGTTGTTGatacaaaccggtgtgcctggcacctactaccataacccgttcaaaaggcacttcaatagttggtcttgtccattcaccctctgaatggcacaaacacaatccatgtctcaataatctcaaggcttaaaaatccttccccttcatctacacttcatctacactgatttatgTGGatttgacatcaataagggatcatagctttcacctggtcagtctgtcgtggaaagagcaggtgttcttagtgttttgtatactcagtgtagagTATAACATGTCTGCCAAATCAGAGGCTAGTGCTTTTGTctgtgttagagagggagggatgagagagggagggatgaaggaagTGTGCCTTGATGTGGGCTCTGCTTAATATCCATCATCCACTAGACCTTAACGCAACACTATGACTGGAATGCTCCCTATCTTTCATgtctctctaataataataatctttatAGTCTCTCTCTATTCCTGTCTCCCATCTTTCCCCTgaccggtctctctctcctcgcagTAAATGTCTCTCG
This window contains:
- the LOC118372541 gene encoding 3 beta-hydroxysteroid dehydrogenase type 7-like is translated as MSTKERGLVYLVTGGCGFLGQHLLQVLLEKEDAVKEIRLFDKHIDSSLNGHSTERVKVVVTQGDITDYSSVLEVSKGADLVIHTASLVDVWHRVPETVIQAVNVQGTVNVINACVENGIQYLVYTSSMEVVGPNVKGDPFIRGDEDTIYNVYHDMPYPRSKAKAEKLVLEANGNKVNEGACLYTCSLRPTGIYGEQHQLMRDFYQMGVRTGGWIIRGVPKDTEHGRVYAGNVAWMHLLAARSLREHPQRLGGEVYFCYDDSPYKSYEDFNMQFLSGFNFRQVHVPLLVLWFVACLNDLLRWVLKPVCSYTPLLNSYTLAVASTSFTVGSDKAQRHFQYRPLYDWDQCKARTQRWVDTFPFAGPKDS